In one window of uncultured Desulfovibrio sp. DNA:
- a CDS encoding GGDEF domain-containing protein, translated as MDIETGLDNLLRGQFDAALAEFEGCGQQPTAEKLCELTRACADLSAYAAALAEGDLSVRPPKSCRHFSTHLESLHAKLKRLARQLLIFSAGYPMPAVDDMGDLSDGLTFLINQAQTCKKQVEHDQNHDVETGLMNRRAFVRGVREALQMQPGKFGVLLSCGLDNLKYVNEAHGYDGGDLYISKVVEALQMCENDAVLLARTAGSEFAVFAHGFDNEESALRFAQDNRKTLLNTTIELPNEVVRIRASLGVAVYPSDAMTGDVLMNYASHAMFEVQNFNRGTLMRFNPEVYRAKANILSRQERLDELLEGQLIRFAFQPIVSLKEGSIYGYEALMRSTTPHFASPLDVLQLAEAQSKLPQLEYMTFRMIFDWMGKNLPSLGARKIFFNAISAQYLDARELRNLHPRYEDISRNMVFEIIETASSEEGLAQKVRELRSELAAFIAIDDFGCAHSNALRLLNISPEILKIDSFFIRAIHKAPASKREFLSNILVYCRSKGILTVAEGVETHEELASVVALGFDLAQGFYLARPEFALQELAPSQIEEITALKRTV; from the coding sequence CCGGCCTTGATAATCTGCTGCGCGGGCAATTCGACGCTGCGCTGGCCGAATTTGAAGGCTGCGGGCAGCAGCCCACAGCAGAGAAACTGTGCGAGCTCACGCGGGCCTGCGCTGATCTTTCTGCCTATGCGGCGGCACTGGCAGAAGGGGATCTGTCTGTGCGCCCGCCCAAATCCTGCCGGCACTTTTCCACGCACCTTGAAAGCCTGCACGCCAAGCTCAAACGTCTGGCGCGGCAACTGCTCATATTCAGCGCGGGGTACCCCATGCCTGCGGTTGACGATATGGGCGACCTCTCTGACGGGCTGACCTTCCTTATCAATCAGGCGCAGACCTGCAAAAAGCAGGTCGAGCACGACCAGAATCACGATGTTGAAACCGGCCTCATGAACCGCCGGGCCTTTGTTCGCGGCGTGCGCGAAGCCTTGCAGATGCAGCCCGGCAAATTTGGCGTACTGCTTTCGTGCGGTCTGGATAATCTCAAGTACGTAAATGAGGCGCATGGGTACGATGGGGGCGATCTGTACATAAGCAAGGTGGTTGAAGCCTTGCAGATGTGCGAAAATGACGCAGTGCTGCTGGCCCGCACGGCAGGCAGCGAATTTGCAGTTTTTGCCCACGGTTTTGATAATGAAGAAAGCGCCTTGCGTTTTGCGCAGGATAACCGCAAAACCCTGCTGAACACCACCATCGAGCTGCCCAATGAAGTTGTGCGCATACGCGCCTCGCTTGGGGTGGCCGTGTATCCCAGCGATGCCATGACTGGTGATGTGCTCATGAATTATGCCAGCCACGCCATGTTTGAAGTGCAGAATTTCAATCGAGGCACGCTCATGCGGTTCAATCCCGAAGTTTACCGGGCCAAGGCCAATATCTTGAGCCGGCAGGAACGTCTGGACGAATTGCTTGAAGGCCAGCTGATCCGCTTTGCCTTTCAGCCCATTGTGAGCCTGAAAGAGGGCTCAATTTACGGTTATGAGGCGCTCATGCGCTCCACAACCCCGCATTTTGCCTCGCCGCTTGATGTGCTGCAACTGGCAGAGGCGCAGTCAAAACTGCCCCAGCTGGAGTATATGACCTTCAGGATGATTTTTGACTGGATGGGCAAAAATCTCCCTTCGCTCGGCGCCAGAAAGATATTTTTCAACGCCATTTCCGCGCAGTATCTGGATGCTCGGGAGCTGCGCAATCTGCACCCGCGCTATGAAGACATAAGCCGCAACATGGTGTTTGAAATCATAGAAACCGCCAGCAGCGAGGAGGGCCTTGCCCAAAAGGTGCGCGAACTGCGCTCGGAGCTGGCGGCCTTTATCGCCATTGACGATTTTGGCTGCGCCCACTCAAATGCGCTGCGGCTTTTGAATATTTCGCCCGAGATTCTCAAAATCGACAGTTTTTTTATCCGCGCCATCCACAAGGCACCCGCATCCAAGAGGGAATTTCTTTCCAATATCCTTGTATATTGCCGTTCAAAGGGCATTCTCACCGTGGCGGAGGGTGTGGAAACCCACGAGGAACTTGCCAGCGTTGTTGCTCTGGGTTTTGATCTAGCGCAGGGCTTTTATCTGGCAAGGCCGGAATTCGCCCTCCAAGAACTTGCGCCAAGCCAGATTGAAGAAATCACCGCGCTCAAGCGCACAGTTTGA